TGTGCGCCCTGCTGGCCGATACTTACCACGCCTTGCCGCCGCAAGTGGCGCTGAGCATGTTCAATCTGCTCGACTCGCACGACATTCCCCGCGCTCTGTTTCGGCTCGGCGGCGACACCCGCAAGCTGCGGGCCGCCCTGACTTTGCTGCTGGCGTATGCGGGTGTGCCTTGCCTTTACTACGGCACCGAGATCGGGCTGTCGCAGGCTCAGGAAGGCGCGATGCCTTGGTGCCGCGAGAGTATGCCCTGGAACGAGGCCGAGTGGGACACCGAGTTGCGGGCCGAGGTTCAGCGGCTCATCAAAGTGCGCCGCAACTCGCTGGCGCTGCAACAAGGGCATTTACGCTTTGTGTTGCAAACGCCGGATGCTGTCGGCTTCGTGCGCGAATACACTGCCGGAAGCGGCCACGCCGAGCGGGTCTTGGCGCTGGCCTCGCGCACTCCTGAAGCCGTCACGCTGACTTTGCCGCAGGGCGACTGGACGGACTTGCTCAGCGGCGAGGTGCTACGCGGTCAAGTCAGTCTAGACCTGAGCGCAGGGCGGCTGCTCGGGCAAGGCCAAGCAGACTGAGCGGGGCGCTTACATCTCCCAGGTTGAGCGGTACTTTCGTGCGTCTAAGCGCTCCGAGAGTTCTACGGCCACGCTCAGCGTCTTCTCCAGCCTTGTGGCAATCAAAGGCTTCAGCGCGTCACCTTCCCAGTCCTCGCCCACCGCGTAGACGTGATACGGATTGAGGATGCATTTGAAATCGGTCAGCAGGCCCAGCGCCAGCGGGTGATGCGACACATAGCTGTGCATCAGGCCGCCCGCCACCAAAAAGGTCACGACCTTGTCGAACCAAACGGCGCTCAGGCCGCGCGTGGTGCTGTGAGAACCAGTCAGCTCGATCAGGTTT
The DNA window shown above is from Deinococcus detaillensis and carries:
- a CDS encoding NADPH-dependent FMN reductase, producing MKFTVLSTSLSPQSRSRMLARLAAERLSQQGHQVTLLDLRDTPLPAFDDDATYAHPNVHLYRQAIEQADGVILALPVYNWATGSGAKNLIELTGSHSTTRGLSAVWFDKVVTFLVAGGLMHSYVSHHPLALGLLTDFKCILNPYHVYAVGEDWEGDALKPLIATRLEKTLSVAVELSERLDARKYRSTWEM